In Vibrio crassostreae, one DNA window encodes the following:
- the nirB gene encoding nitrite reductase large subunit NirB, producing MSKMKLVVIGNGMVGHRYIEDLVEKTDVANMDITVFCEEPRVAYDRVHLSSYFSHHTADELSLVKEGFYEKHGINMLIGERAINVNREKKTVYSSTGREIQYDKLILATGSFPFVPPIKGNEGKDCFVYRTIEDLKAIEATAKNSKSGVVVGGGLLGLEAAGALKALGVTTHVVEFAPKLMAEQLDQAGGNQLRQKIERMGVNVHTSKNTLEIAPEGTEARNVMRFADGTELETDFIVFSAGIRPQDKLARQMGLGIAPRGGIEINDHCQTTDKDIYAIGECASWNQTFYGLVAPGYKMATVAVDHVVGNESTFEGADMSAKLKLLGVKVGSIGDANGRTPGCKSYVYQNEEQEVYKRLIVSEDNKKLLGAVMVGDTSDYGDLLQLMLNEIDLPEHPDALILPAHAGAEKPTLGVDSLPESAVICSCFDVTKGKIAQAVAEGHHTIGDIKAVTGAGTGCGGCIPLVTSVLNAELAKAGVEVKNDVCEHFAYSRQELFHLIRIEEIKTFDELLEKYGKGYGCEVCKPLAGSILASCWGEHILKPELVKLHDTNDNFLGNMQKDGTYSVIPRMAGGEVTPQALSVLADVAAEYNLYTKITGAQRIGLFGAQKDDLPAIWKKLIAAGYETGQAYAKALRMAKTCVGSTWCRYGVQDSVGLGVMIENRYKGIRTPHKMKFGVSGCTRECAEAQGKDLGIIATDAGWNMYVCGNGGMKPRHADLLASDLDQETLIKYIDRFMMFYIRTAAPLQRTSVWMDNLEGGVDYLREVIVDNKLGINDQLETDIAGLVDNFACEWTDTINDEAQLKRFAHFINADDRDENVVFVDDGREQHRPATFTEKHPEAKGDILHVELV from the coding sequence ATGAGCAAGATGAAGCTAGTCGTAATCGGTAACGGGATGGTCGGTCATCGCTATATCGAAGATTTAGTCGAGAAGACAGATGTTGCTAACATGGACATTACGGTGTTCTGTGAAGAGCCTCGCGTAGCCTATGATCGTGTACACCTTTCTTCTTATTTTTCACACCATACTGCGGACGAACTTTCTTTAGTTAAAGAAGGCTTCTACGAGAAACACGGCATCAACATGCTGATCGGTGAACGTGCTATTAACGTTAACCGTGAAAAGAAAACAGTTTACTCAAGCACTGGTCGTGAAATCCAATACGACAAACTCATCCTTGCTACAGGTTCATTCCCATTCGTTCCGCCAATCAAAGGCAACGAAGGTAAAGACTGTTTTGTTTACCGCACAATTGAAGATCTGAAAGCGATCGAAGCAACGGCTAAGAACTCTAAGTCTGGTGTTGTTGTTGGTGGTGGTCTACTTGGCCTTGAAGCGGCAGGTGCACTTAAAGCACTTGGCGTAACCACACACGTTGTTGAGTTTGCTCCTAAGCTAATGGCTGAGCAGCTTGACCAAGCGGGTGGTAACCAACTTCGTCAAAAAATCGAACGTATGGGCGTTAACGTACATACAAGCAAGAACACGCTTGAGATTGCTCCTGAAGGCACTGAAGCTCGTAACGTAATGCGCTTCGCAGACGGTACTGAGCTAGAAACTGATTTCATCGTATTCTCTGCTGGTATTCGCCCTCAAGACAAACTTGCTCGTCAAATGGGTCTAGGTATTGCACCTCGTGGCGGTATCGAGATTAACGATCACTGTCAAACGACAGACAAAGATATCTACGCAATCGGTGAGTGTGCGTCTTGGAACCAAACGTTCTACGGCCTAGTGGCTCCTGGCTACAAAATGGCGACAGTTGCTGTTGACCATGTTGTTGGCAACGAAAGCACATTTGAAGGTGCTGACATGTCTGCGAAGCTTAAGCTTCTAGGCGTGAAAGTAGGCTCTATCGGTGATGCAAACGGTCGTACTCCTGGCTGTAAGAGCTACGTTTACCAAAACGAAGAACAAGAAGTTTACAAGCGCCTAATCGTTTCTGAAGACAACAAGAAGCTTCTTGGTGCGGTAATGGTTGGTGATACGTCTGACTACGGCGATCTTCTACAGCTTATGCTGAACGAAATCGACCTGCCAGAACACCCAGATGCACTGATTCTTCCTGCACACGCTGGCGCTGAAAAGCCAACACTTGGCGTAGACTCGCTTCCTGAATCTGCAGTTATCTGTTCTTGTTTTGATGTGACTAAAGGCAAGATCGCTCAAGCGGTTGCTGAAGGTCATCACACAATCGGTGATATCAAAGCGGTAACGGGTGCAGGCACTGGTTGTGGTGGTTGTATTCCACTTGTGACATCAGTACTAAATGCTGAACTTGCAAAAGCTGGTGTTGAAGTGAAGAACGACGTGTGTGAGCACTTTGCTTACTCTCGCCAAGAGCTTTTCCACCTAATTCGCATCGAAGAAATCAAAACGTTCGATGAGCTATTAGAGAAATACGGTAAAGGTTACGGCTGTGAAGTATGTAAGCCTCTAGCGGGTTCTATCCTTGCTTCTTGCTGGGGTGAACACATCCTTAAGCCTGAGCTAGTGAAGCTGCACGATACCAACGATAATTTCCTAGGTAACATGCAAAAAGACGGTACTTACTCTGTTATCCCTCGTATGGCGGGTGGTGAAGTAACGCCTCAAGCACTAAGCGTTCTTGCTGATGTTGCGGCTGAATACAACCTGTATACCAAAATCACGGGTGCACAACGTATCGGTCTATTCGGCGCTCAGAAAGATGACTTACCAGCTATCTGGAAGAAGTTAATCGCTGCAGGTTACGAAACAGGTCAAGCTTACGCAAAAGCACTTCGTATGGCTAAGACATGTGTTGGTTCTACTTGGTGTCGTTACGGCGTTCAAGATTCAGTTGGCCTAGGCGTGATGATCGAGAACCGTTACAAAGGCATCCGTACTCCTCATAAGATGAAGTTTGGTGTGTCTGGCTGTACTCGTGAGTGTGCTGAAGCTCAAGGTAAAGACTTAGGTATCATCGCAACTGACGCAGGTTGGAACATGTATGTGTGTGGTAACGGTGGTATGAAACCTCGTCACGCAGACCTGCTAGCAAGCGACCTAGACCAAGAAACGCTGATCAAATACATTGACCGTTTCATGATGTTCTACATCCGCACGGCTGCTCCGCTACAGCGTACTTCGGTATGGATGGACAACCTAGAAGGTGGTGTTGATTACCTACGTGAAGTGATTGTAGACAACAAGCTTGGTATCAATGACCAGCTTGAAACTGACATTGCAGGCTTGGTTGATAACTTTGCTTGTGAGTGGACAGATACAATCAACGACGAAGCTCAACTTAAGCGCTTTGCACACTTCATCAATGCTGATGACCGTGATGAGAACGTTGTGTTTGTTGATGATGGCCGTGAACAACACCGTCCAGCGACATTCACTGAGAAACACCCTGAAGCGAAGGGCGATATCCTTCACGTTGAACTGGTTTAA